A single window of Thalassomonas viridans DNA harbors:
- a CDS encoding ATP-binding protein gives MPYQGSKNKVFSRYNTAVLIVFFVIAVAALTVASFRYFNELNLHEQRLLADLTRQADALNNKLQQSVQALSGIQRFANYYLQYPQELNVKPPRFIQEGKQYYLDKPAHDVIHQGKLLSGNITGTGFIKAFDRQMRQELAMASALTPAFVTAQKINPDATWFYYLSINRFINLYPWLGRSNWRYTDKLLASGNVYQIKKAGLNNKKFYWSPPFRDTASKSMKVSLGTGVYRDQQFTGALVVDIDLESMQKNLPELSSPEHGIVLINEKKEVLTYKSQAAAKVSLGLSWSDIIPEEIAALTAAEFDQLADSAKVGQWLVQKHTLAVNGWTLLKFQPYHDFTSPVFDNFVFIFSVLFTGLMAFLGLVYFMTQSTFIKPATEFISHIENCAQGDPGKVKPTADWLHWFQIVEDIFSQNRSLLQQLKEQNAVLDSRVSEKTQALLEKSEQHQRDYALLRSVMNAIPELIIFNDPSGQLIGCNRAFEKFVSQSEAGMLGQQAHQLLPLALGEVMHDLARLPNPDNEINGHQRIIKSGELTFELFSRNFFSETGIELGTISIFRDVTSQYAIQSALQQAKEQAEEASEAKSQFLANMSHEIRTPINAIQGMMSLLAKTRLNSHQQHYLDNAANAASSLLHLIEQLLDLSKIEAGKMVITREKTDLDLMVDKVLKLNVILANKKNLPVTVDIRADVPRFVETDEMRLVQVLVNLLNNAVKFTHEGTVSLTVELTRTGREQVWILFRVKDTGIGIEADKQGKLFDAFSQADESMTREYGGSGLGLSICQEIVTLLGGSISLQSEFGRGSEFSFELPFTLAGSAGLPQEAADDITLYTLGFTLPESLVAAAGQLGWQHKAIDCIAGLDGADRRQVLLLESEYLMNTCDEFVREISTESLENLVLLGVCQPMLTEITEQTSRQLDKLKIPYLLLEKPLYRNSLHALVGHFQQQQLAAPVTEEVAEEVVEAAPQGPDLAGIRVLLVEDNLVNQMVASELLTNMKASVTIADNGQKAIESLAEQEVDVILMDIQMPVMDGLTATKQIRLQDKYRDLPIIAMTAHARDEDRDKSFAVGMNKHISKPVKVDVLRSSILEVVKGVEV, from the coding sequence TTGCCCTACCAAGGTTCGAAAAATAAGGTCTTCAGCCGCTATAATACCGCGGTATTGATAGTGTTTTTTGTTATTGCGGTAGCGGCCCTGACCGTGGCCTCGTTTCGTTATTTCAATGAATTAAACCTGCACGAACAGCGCCTGCTGGCGGACCTGACCCGGCAGGCGGATGCGCTCAACAACAAGCTGCAGCAAAGCGTGCAGGCACTGAGCGGCATACAGCGTTTTGCCAATTATTATCTGCAGTACCCGCAGGAGTTGAATGTGAAACCGCCGCGCTTTATCCAGGAAGGCAAGCAATATTACCTGGACAAGCCTGCCCATGACGTGATCCACCAGGGCAAGTTGCTTAGCGGCAATATTACCGGCACAGGTTTCATAAAAGCCTTTGACCGCCAGATGCGCCAGGAGCTGGCCATGGCGAGCGCCCTGACGCCGGCCTTTGTCACCGCCCAGAAGATCAACCCCGACGCCACCTGGTTTTATTATTTGTCCATCAACCGCTTTATCAACCTCTACCCCTGGCTGGGACGCTCGAACTGGCGCTATACCGACAAGCTGCTGGCCAGCGGCAATGTCTATCAGATTAAAAAGGCGGGATTGAATAACAAGAAGTTTTACTGGTCGCCGCCTTTTCGGGATACCGCCAGCAAGAGCATGAAGGTTTCCCTGGGCACCGGGGTCTACCGGGACCAGCAATTTACCGGCGCTTTGGTGGTGGACATAGACTTGGAAAGCATGCAGAAGAACCTGCCTGAGCTGTCTTCTCCCGAGCACGGCATAGTGCTGATCAATGAGAAAAAAGAGGTCCTGACCTACAAGAGCCAGGCGGCGGCTAAGGTCTCCCTCGGGCTTTCCTGGTCCGATATTATTCCGGAGGAAATCGCCGCCTTAACCGCCGCGGAATTCGATCAGCTGGCGGATTCCGCCAAAGTGGGCCAGTGGCTGGTGCAAAAGCACACCCTGGCGGTCAACGGCTGGACCTTGTTAAAATTCCAGCCTTATCATGATTTTACCTCGCCGGTGTTTGATAACTTCGTGTTTATCTTTTCGGTGCTTTTTACCGGTCTGATGGCCTTTCTCGGCCTGGTGTACTTTATGACCCAAAGCACCTTTATCAAACCCGCCACCGAATTTATCAGCCATATCGAAAACTGCGCCCAGGGGGATCCCGGCAAGGTGAAACCCACCGCAGACTGGTTGCATTGGTTCCAGATTGTCGAAGATATCTTCAGCCAGAACCGGAGTTTATTGCAGCAGCTCAAGGAACAAAATGCGGTACTGGACTCCAGGGTCAGCGAAAAAACCCAGGCCCTGCTGGAAAAAAGCGAGCAGCACCAACGGGATTATGCCCTGCTGCGTTCCGTGATGAATGCTATTCCCGAGCTGATTATCTTTAACGATCCCAGCGGCCAGCTTATCGGCTGTAACCGCGCCTTTGAAAAATTTGTCAGCCAGAGCGAAGCCGGTATGCTGGGGCAGCAGGCCCATCAGCTCTTGCCCCTTGCCCTGGGGGAAGTGATGCATGACCTGGCCAGGCTGCCCAACCCGGATAATGAAATCAACGGCCATCAGCGCATCATTAAATCCGGGGAGCTCACCTTTGAACTCTTTAGCCGTAACTTCTTCAGTGAAACCGGCATCGAACTCGGCACTATCAGTATTTTCCGGGATGTCACCAGCCAGTACGCCATTCAAAGTGCGCTGCAACAGGCGAAAGAGCAGGCGGAAGAGGCCAGCGAAGCCAAGAGTCAGTTCCTGGCCAATATGAGTCATGAAATCCGCACCCCGATCAATGCCATCCAGGGCATGATGTCGCTATTGGCGAAAACCCGGCTTAATTCCCATCAGCAGCATTACCTGGACAACGCCGCCAATGCCGCTTCCTCTTTATTGCACCTGATCGAGCAATTGCTGGATCTGTCGAAAATCGAGGCGGGTAAAATGGTGATCACCCGGGAAAAAACCGACCTCGACCTTATGGTGGATAAGGTCCTGAAGCTTAATGTGATCCTCGCCAATAAGAAGAATCTGCCGGTAACCGTGGATATCCGGGCGGATGTGCCCAGGTTTGTGGAAACCGATGAAATGCGCCTGGTGCAGGTGCTGGTGAACCTGTTGAATAATGCGGTGAAATTTACCCATGAAGGCACGGTTTCCCTGACTGTCGAGCTGACCCGTACCGGCAGGGAGCAAGTCTGGATATTGTTCCGGGTCAAAGATACGGGTATCGGTATCGAAGCCGACAAGCAGGGCAAACTTTTTGATGCCTTTAGCCAGGCGGACGAGTCCATGACCCGGGAATACGGCGGCTCCGGCCTGGGCTTGTCTATTTGCCAGGAAATCGTGACCTTGCTCGGCGGCAGTATCAGTCTGCAAAGCGAGTTTGGCCGGGGCAGCGAATTCAGTTTTGAACTGCCTTTCACCCTGGCCGGAAGCGCCGGGTTGCCGCAGGAGGCTGCGGACGATATCACCCTGTATACCCTGGGATTTACCTTGCCGGAGTCCTTAGTGGCGGCGGCAGGGCAGCTTGGCTGGCAGCATAAGGCGATCGACTGTATTGCCGGACTTGACGGCGCCGACCGCCGGCAGGTGCTGTTGTTGGAAAGCGAATACCTGATGAACACCTGCGATGAGTTTGTCCGGGAGATCAGCACCGAATCCCTGGAAAATCTGGTGTTGCTCGGGGTGTGCCAGCCGATGCTGACGGAAATAACCGAACAGACCAGCCGGCAGCTGGATAAACTCAAGATCCCTTATCTTCTGCTGGAAAAACCGCTATACCGTAACAGCTTGCATGCGCTGGTGGGGCATTTCCAACAGCAGCAGCTGGCGGCCCCGGTGACAGAGGAAGTGGCGGAAGAGGTTGTTGAGGCAGCCCCGCAAGGGCCGGACTTGGCGGGTATCCGGGTGCTGCTGGTGGAAGATAACCTGGTGAACCAGATGGTGGCCAGCGAGTTGCTGACCAATATGAAGGCCAGCGTGACCATAGCCGATAACGGCCAGAAAGCGATAGAGTCGCTGGCGGAGCAAGAGGTGGATGTGATCCTGATGGATATCCAGATGCCGGTGATGGACGGCCTGACCGCCACCAAACAGATACGCTTACAGGACAAATACCGCGACTTGCCTATTATTGCCATGACGGCGCATGCCCGGGACGAAGATCGTGATAAAAGTTTTGCGGTGGGCATGAATAAACATATTTCCAAACCTGTGAAGGTGGATGTCCTGCGCAGCTCCATCCTGGAAGTGGTAAAAGGCGTGGAAGTTTAG
- a CDS encoding PhoH family protein — MIEEKIIYILDTNILLHEPFAFLSFQEHDVVVPMTVLEELDSIKDRRKDVSRDARVAIRALEDTLAQATPEEVLAGVKLPQTDELHPSGCLSIFNDYALEQTSGTLSFNENDNRIINTALHIQAVKSSKKVVLVTKDINMRLKAKGAGLAHVEDYRTDQLIDDIRFLTKGYHKFDGDFWEKIKNCESETEGRNTTHFVDRDIVPVTYVNEYLIDESESFAGKVTGWDEEKLAILDIGRDRLMSKNAWGIHPKNIYQGMALDALLDPNIDLVILTGPAGCGKTLLALASALEQVIERGLYDKVIVTRSTPEIAESIGFLPGTEEEKMAPWLAAITDSLEVLHKQDENMNSSLNYIMDKANIQFKSVNFMRGRSIQNALVLLDECQNLTASQLKTIITRCGEGTKLVCSGNLAQIDSNYLTAVTSGLTYIVERFKSFPGSTTINLNGVVRSRLASFAEENL; from the coding sequence ATGATTGAAGAAAAAATTATTTATATCTTAGACACGAATATTTTACTGCACGAACCTTTCGCTTTTTTATCCTTCCAGGAACATGACGTTGTCGTACCTATGACGGTACTTGAAGAACTCGACTCCATCAAAGATCGCCGCAAGGATGTCAGCCGGGATGCCAGGGTCGCCATCAGGGCACTGGAAGACACCCTGGCCCAGGCGACGCCGGAAGAAGTCCTCGCCGGAGTAAAATTACCGCAAACCGATGAATTACACCCCAGCGGCTGTTTATCCATCTTTAATGACTATGCCCTGGAGCAGACTTCCGGCACTTTGTCATTTAACGAAAACGACAACCGCATTATCAATACCGCCCTGCATATCCAGGCGGTGAAATCCTCGAAAAAAGTGGTGCTGGTCACCAAAGACATCAATATGCGCTTAAAGGCCAAAGGGGCTGGATTGGCGCATGTGGAAGACTACCGCACCGACCAGCTGATCGACGATATCCGCTTTCTCACCAAGGGCTATCATAAATTCGACGGCGACTTCTGGGAGAAAATCAAAAACTGCGAAAGCGAAACCGAGGGGCGTAATACCACCCATTTTGTCGACCGGGATATAGTGCCGGTTACCTATGTTAATGAATACCTGATCGATGAAAGCGAAAGCTTTGCCGGCAAGGTGACCGGCTGGGACGAGGAGAAACTGGCGATACTGGATATCGGCCGGGACCGTCTGATGTCGAAAAATGCCTGGGGCATACATCCGAAGAACATCTATCAGGGCATGGCGCTCGATGCCCTGCTAGATCCCAATATAGACCTGGTGATCCTTACCGGACCTGCGGGATGCGGCAAAACCTTGCTGGCGCTGGCGTCGGCACTGGAGCAGGTGATCGAAAGGGGCCTGTACGACAAGGTGATCGTCACCCGCTCGACCCCGGAAATCGCCGAATCCATAGGTTTTTTGCCGGGCACGGAAGAAGAGAAGATGGCGCCCTGGCTGGCGGCCATCACAGATTCGCTGGAAGTGCTGCATAAGCAGGATGAGAATATGAACAGCAGCCTGAATTATATTATGGACAAGGCCAACATCCAGTTTAAGTCGGTTAACTTTATGCGCGGGCGCAGCATACAAAATGCCCTGGTGCTGCTGGATGAATGCCAGAACCTGACCGCCTCCCAGCTGAAAACCATCATTACCCGCTGCGGTGAAGGCACTAAGCTGGTGTGCTCGGGCAACCTGGCGCAAATCGACAGTAATTATCTGACTGCTGTCACTTCGGGGCTCACCTATATAGTGGAGCGCTTTAAGAGTTTTCCCGGCAGCACTACCATCAACCTCAACGGGGTCGTGCGCAGCCGCCTGGCATCATTCGCCGAAGAAAACTTATAA
- the rapA gene encoding RNA polymerase-associated protein RapA, protein MPFHPGQRWISDSESDQGLGTVTQVEQRFVTIIFTATGDVRKYASDNAPLTRVIFNVGDSIPSHEGWKLTVESIEESNHLFIYHGVRQDTGEAASLKEMMIDHFIKFNKPHDRLLNSQVDRLDWFRLRKDCLQHQFQQQQSPLMGLSGGRVSLIPHQLHIADEVGSRFAPRVLLADEVGLGKTIEAGLIIHQQLVSGRAQRILIIVPESLVHQWLVEMLRRFNLKFSIFDHERCVESGEENPFSSEQLVLVNLGFITDNPQWYEALIAEEWDLMVVDEAHHLNWQQDNASIEYQCIEQLAQTIPGVLLLTATPDQLGHESHFARLRLLDPDRFFDYQKFIDEESHYTEVAEAANVILSGEALSKGHQETLTALFKETDISAQLAVLADGGHEKQQQVRDELLGQLLDRHGTGRILFRNSRNTIKGFPERRLIPAPLAMPEQYQALLNDFMLSDCAENLMQLSQAKYIFTPELLYTLDNPAGNWVDFDPRVEYLINLLQSLNKEKVLVICASAQTAIDLEAALRVKQGSRAAVFHEGLSIFERDRAAAYFAQDEDSAQLLLCSEIGSEGRNFQFAHHMVLFDLPSNPDLLEQRIGRLDRIGQTQTIKLHTPYFEDSAQSLLFQWYHQALNAFEHTCITGRVVFERYGNELLQLALSGQWQSDAAAAIIDSSHQQHLNIKAELESGRDKLLEINSSGQGKAQELVEDIARLDRQISLPQFMFQVWDVYGVQQDDKSDNAIALNPTEHMLSANFPCLPEDGTTVTFNRETALAHEDYQLLTWDHPMVRGVLDLVLADETGNASIGLLQNPALPVGTFFLECLFTVEATAPAQLQLGRYLPTTPIRVLVDKNGNDLADKVSEEVLDKQLSPVKKQMALQLIKALKSQFSPLVEKAESHAHTRVAGIQEKAMEVMHKTLDEELERLTALAAINPSVRQEELDFIKLQLAELTTYINKAQLKFEAVRMIVVTH, encoded by the coding sequence ATGCCATTTCACCCCGGTCAACGTTGGATAAGTGACAGTGAATCCGATCAGGGATTAGGTACAGTTACCCAGGTTGAACAAAGATTTGTCACCATTATCTTTACCGCCACCGGTGATGTCCGTAAATACGCCAGCGACAACGCCCCCCTGACCCGGGTGATCTTTAATGTCGGCGACAGCATTCCCAGCCACGAAGGCTGGAAACTGACGGTAGAATCCATAGAGGAAAGCAATCATCTTTTCATTTACCATGGCGTGCGCCAGGACACGGGGGAAGCGGCTTCCCTGAAAGAAATGATGATTGACCACTTTATCAAGTTTAACAAGCCCCATGACAGGCTGTTAAACAGCCAGGTGGACCGCCTCGACTGGTTCCGGTTACGCAAAGACTGTTTGCAGCACCAATTCCAGCAACAGCAATCCCCCCTGATGGGCCTGAGCGGCGGCCGGGTCAGCCTGATCCCCCACCAGCTGCATATTGCCGATGAAGTCGGCAGCCGCTTTGCCCCCCGGGTATTGCTGGCAGATGAAGTCGGCCTGGGGAAAACCATAGAAGCCGGTTTGATCATACACCAGCAGCTGGTCAGCGGCCGGGCGCAGCGTATCCTGATCATCGTGCCCGAGTCCCTGGTGCACCAGTGGCTGGTGGAAATGCTGCGCCGCTTTAACCTCAAATTCAGCATTTTTGACCATGAGCGTTGCGTGGAAAGCGGCGAAGAAAATCCCTTCAGCTCGGAGCAGCTGGTGCTGGTGAACCTGGGTTTTATTACCGACAACCCACAATGGTATGAAGCCCTGATCGCCGAGGAGTGGGACCTGATGGTGGTGGATGAAGCCCACCACCTTAACTGGCAGCAGGACAATGCCAGCATAGAATACCAGTGCATAGAACAGCTGGCGCAAACCATCCCCGGCGTACTCCTGCTCACCGCCACCCCGGATCAGCTGGGCCATGAAAGCCATTTTGCCCGCTTAAGGCTGCTCGACCCCGATCGCTTTTTTGACTACCAGAAATTCATCGATGAAGAAAGTCACTACACCGAAGTGGCGGAAGCCGCCAATGTCATTCTTTCCGGCGAAGCCCTGTCGAAGGGGCATCAGGAAACATTAACCGCCTTATTCAAAGAAACCGATATCAGCGCACAACTGGCGGTGCTGGCGGACGGCGGCCACGAAAAGCAGCAGCAGGTCCGGGACGAACTGCTTGGCCAGTTGCTGGACCGCCACGGCACCGGCCGCATCCTGTTCCGCAACAGCCGCAACACCATCAAGGGCTTCCCCGAGCGCCGGCTGATCCCGGCGCCTTTGGCCATGCCGGAACAATACCAGGCCCTGCTGAACGACTTTATGCTCAGCGACTGTGCCGAGAACCTGATGCAGTTATCCCAGGCCAAGTATATCTTCACCCCTGAGCTGTTATATACCCTGGACAACCCTGCCGGCAACTGGGTGGACTTTGATCCCAGGGTGGAGTACCTGATCAACCTGCTGCAGTCGTTAAACAAAGAAAAAGTCCTGGTGATTTGTGCCTCGGCGCAAACCGCCATCGACCTCGAAGCGGCCCTGAGGGTGAAGCAGGGGAGCCGCGCCGCCGTCTTCCATGAAGGCCTGAGCATTTTCGAACGGGACCGCGCCGCCGCCTATTTCGCCCAGGACGAAGACAGCGCCCAGCTGTTATTATGCTCGGAAATCGGCAGTGAAGGACGCAACTTCCAGTTTGCCCACCATATGGTACTGTTTGACCTGCCGTCCAACCCGGACCTGCTGGAGCAGCGCATCGGCCGCCTGGACCGTATCGGCCAGACGCAAACGATAAAACTGCACACCCCGTATTTCGAAGACTCGGCGCAAAGCCTGCTGTTCCAGTGGTACCACCAGGCGCTGAATGCGTTCGAGCATACCTGTATCACAGGCCGGGTGGTGTTCGAGCGTTACGGCAACGAATTATTGCAGCTGGCCCTGTCGGGGCAATGGCAGTCGGACGCGGCAGCGGCCATTATCGACAGCAGCCACCAGCAGCATTTAAACATCAAGGCGGAGCTGGAATCCGGCCGGGATAAGCTGCTGGAAATCAACTCTTCCGGTCAGGGCAAGGCCCAGGAGCTGGTGGAGGACATTGCCCGTCTCGACCGGCAGATCTCCCTGCCGCAGTTTATGTTCCAGGTCTGGGACGTATACGGCGTCCAGCAGGACGACAAATCCGACAATGCCATCGCCCTGAACCCGACAGAGCATATGCTCAGCGCCAACTTCCCCTGCCTGCCGGAAGACGGCACTACCGTCACCTTTAACCGGGAAACCGCCCTGGCCCATGAAGACTACCAGCTGCTGACCTGGGATCACCCTATGGTGCGCGGCGTGCTGGACCTGGTGCTGGCGGATGAAACCGGCAATGCCAGCATAGGTTTATTGCAAAACCCGGCGCTGCCGGTAGGCACCTTCTTCCTGGAATGCCTGTTCACGGTAGAAGCCACCGCCCCTGCCCAGCTGCAACTGGGCCGCTACCTGCCCACTACCCCTATCCGGGTGCTGGTGGACAAAAACGGCAATGACCTTGCCGACAAGGTCTCGGAAGAAGTACTGGACAAGCAGCTGTCTCCGGTGAAAAAACAAATGGCGCTGCAACTGATCAAGGCATTAAAGTCCCAGTTTTCCCCTCTGGTGGAAAAAGCCGAGTCCCATGCCCACACCCGGGTGGCCGGCATCCAGGAAAAAGCCATGGAAGTGATGCACAAAACACTGGACGAAGAGCTGGAACGCCTCACCGCGCTGGCGGCCATCAACCCGAGCGTACGCCAGGAAGAGCTGGATTTTATCAAACTACAGCTGGCGGAACTGACCACCTATATCAACAAGGCGCAGCTTAAGTTTGAAGCGGTGCGCATGATAGTGGTAACTCACTAA
- the rluA gene encoding bifunctional tRNA pseudouridine(32) synthase/23S rRNA pseudouridine(746) synthase RluA: MAANPDFIYQPPMQPYLDVVYQDNDIVVLNKASGLLSVPGRLPEHRDCLQTRVNKVLPGATIVHRLDMATSGLILMALNKAAHVAISRQFEKRQTQKRYLARVYGRIREETGEVDLPLICDWPNRPKQKVDHEHGKKSLTRYRTLSYGENSTLVELIPVTGRSHQLRVHMLALGHPILGDRLYAHDKALTISPRLQLHAQMLTISHPVTGKSLTFTREAPFS, encoded by the coding sequence ATGGCAGCAAACCCTGACTTTATCTACCAGCCCCCGATGCAGCCGTATCTTGATGTCGTCTATCAGGATAACGATATTGTGGTGTTAAACAAAGCCAGCGGTTTGCTTTCGGTGCCCGGCCGCCTGCCCGAGCACCGGGACTGTTTGCAAACCCGGGTCAATAAAGTACTGCCGGGAGCAACCATAGTGCACCGCTTGGATATGGCCACCTCGGGGTTGATTTTAATGGCGCTGAACAAAGCGGCCCATGTCGCCATCAGCCGCCAGTTTGAAAAAAGGCAAACGCAAAAACGCTACCTGGCCCGGGTCTATGGCCGGATCCGGGAAGAGACCGGCGAAGTCGACCTGCCGCTGATTTGCGACTGGCCCAACCGGCCGAAACAAAAAGTCGACCATGAGCACGGCAAAAAATCCCTCACCCGTTACCGGACATTAAGCTACGGGGAAAACAGCACCTTAGTCGAGCTTATTCCGGTCACCGGGCGATCTCACCAGCTGAGGGTGCATATGCTGGCCCTGGGACATCCGATATTGGGGGACAGGTTATATGCCCACGATAAGGCCCTGACCATAAGCCCGAGACTCCAGCTGCATGCGCAAATGCTGACCATCAGTCACCCGGTCACCGGGAAAAGCCTGACCTTTACCCGGGAAGCCCCTTTTTCTTAG
- a CDS encoding DUF3530 family protein yields MLRHLPFNLHLFRLPALLLLSLTVTQAAAQQNEEQEQEEAADKAPESYEYAAPSYRIERSKLKITEPVSWEQLQRDDLSHYLKPATVTPLLAGPEDFITLIKNELTSNSKGVAILLPDWQQGATTPNSLNYLRKTLPDQGWTTIAVQPYEKPPQYPSIALKPSEQEEENNTSLEQYRQKLTAMMTAVMEKAKTYPGMFLVIVQGSHAALLTDLYQQEKVPLPNALVVLSSYMLTATENEAYAKTLAQTELPVLDLSLKRDHPLAVTNARLRLAYADKEMKASYRQRILNNFATGDYPEQSLLREINSWLRYEGW; encoded by the coding sequence GTGCTGCGACACTTGCCTTTCAACCTGCACCTTTTTCGCCTGCCCGCGCTCTTGCTGCTGAGCCTGACCGTCACCCAGGCAGCGGCGCAGCAAAACGAGGAACAGGAGCAGGAAGAGGCCGCAGATAAAGCCCCGGAGAGCTATGAATACGCCGCCCCCTCTTACCGGATCGAGCGCAGCAAGCTTAAGATTACCGAGCCGGTTTCCTGGGAACAGCTGCAGCGCGACGATTTGTCCCATTACCTGAAACCGGCGACGGTAACGCCGCTGCTTGCCGGGCCGGAAGACTTTATTACCCTGATCAAAAACGAGCTGACCAGCAACAGTAAAGGGGTCGCTATTTTACTGCCCGACTGGCAGCAGGGGGCAACGACCCCCAACTCCCTCAATTATCTCAGAAAAACCCTACCGGACCAGGGCTGGACCACCATAGCCGTGCAACCGTATGAAAAGCCGCCCCAATACCCGTCGATCGCCCTCAAGCCGTCGGAGCAGGAAGAGGAAAACAATACCAGCCTGGAGCAATACCGGCAAAAGCTGACGGCCATGATGACGGCCGTGATGGAAAAAGCCAAGACTTATCCCGGCATGTTTCTGGTCATAGTCCAGGGTAGCCATGCCGCCCTGCTGACAGACTTATACCAGCAGGAAAAAGTCCCTTTACCCAATGCCCTGGTGGTGCTGAGCAGCTATATGCTCACCGCCACGGAAAACGAGGCCTACGCCAAAACCCTGGCACAAACCGAGCTGCCGGTGCTGGATCTCAGCTTAAAGCGGGATCATCCGCTGGCGGTCACCAATGCCAGGTTACGCCTGGCCTATGCCGACAAGGAAATGAAAGCTTCCTACCGGCAACGGATTTTGAATAATTTCGCCACCGGCGACTACCCGGAGCAAAGCCTGCTGCGTGAAATCAACAGCTGGCTGAGGTATGAGGGCTGGTAG
- the djlA gene encoding co-chaperone DjlA, producing MHIWGKILGFLFGFMLSKNIFGALLGLWLGHLFDKGRKLDLDTLGVNPNDDITRQAAFFYTTFSVMGHIAKAKGQVTKHEIAFASAYMDKLGLSGELRQQAQDAFREGKMAGFPLKDRLRKFKQSCSNRHDLLLLFLEIQIQVAFADGEIDPEERKVLHQIAKMLGFSARDLDRLLEMIAAEAAFHQQRSRQQRSAAAPDNRQQLANAYKLLGVSKNDSDRDIKKAYKKLMAQHHPDKLVAKGLPPEMMEVAKQKTQDIQAAYDLITKQA from the coding sequence ATGCATATTTGGGGAAAGATTTTAGGTTTTTTGTTCGGCTTTATGCTCAGCAAGAACATTTTTGGCGCCTTGCTCGGCCTCTGGCTCGGGCACTTATTCGACAAAGGGCGCAAGCTGGATCTGGATACTCTCGGGGTCAACCCTAACGACGACATTACCCGCCAGGCGGCGTTTTTCTATACCACCTTTTCCGTGATGGGGCATATAGCCAAAGCGAAAGGCCAGGTAACCAAGCATGAAATTGCCTTTGCCAGCGCCTATATGGATAAGCTGGGACTGAGCGGCGAGTTAAGGCAGCAGGCACAGGATGCGTTTCGCGAAGGCAAAATGGCAGGTTTTCCCCTGAAAGACAGGTTGAGAAAATTCAAGCAGTCGTGTTCGAACCGGCATGATTTGCTGCTGCTTTTTCTGGAAATCCAGATCCAGGTGGCGTTTGCCGACGGGGAAATCGATCCCGAAGAGCGTAAGGTGTTGCACCAGATAGCCAAAATGCTCGGTTTTTCTGCCCGCGACCTGGACAGGCTGCTGGAAATGATCGCCGCGGAAGCCGCCTTTCATCAGCAAAGGAGCCGGCAGCAACGCTCAGCCGCGGCACCGGATAATCGGCAGCAGCTGGCCAACGCCTATAAGCTGCTCGGGGTCAGCAAAAATGATTCCGACCGGGATATTAAAAAGGCCTATAAAAAACTGATGGCCCAGCACCATCCGGATAAGCTGGTGGCCAAAGGCCTGCCGCCGGAAATGATGGAGGTGGCGAAACAGAAAACCCAGGATATCCAGGCGGCTTATGATCTGATCACTAAGCAAGCTTAG
- the murU gene encoding N-acetylmuramate alpha-1-phosphate uridylyltransferase MurU produces the protein MKAMILAAGRGERMKPLTDTCPKPMLTVHGRPLIEYHIRRLVAAGITEIVINHAWLGQQITNYLGDGSRWHADIRYSAETGGALETAGGIVNALPLLGPEAFLLVNGDVFTSFDFRQLPSLEKEHLAHLFLVANPEHHPGGDFVITEGMLDNLSENKEAGQSYTYSGIAVFKPAFFRQQAGQGKAVMPLGPLLRAGAAQQRISAGILPGSWTDVGTPERLARLNREVRAV, from the coding sequence ATGAAAGCAATGATTTTAGCGGCCGGGCGGGGAGAGCGCATGAAGCCGTTAACCGATACCTGCCCCAAGCCTATGTTGACCGTACACGGCAGGCCCCTGATCGAATATCATATCCGGCGCCTGGTGGCTGCCGGCATCACTGAGATAGTGATCAACCATGCCTGGCTGGGACAGCAGATCACCAACTACCTGGGGGACGGCAGCCGCTGGCATGCCGATATCCGCTACAGCGCCGAAACCGGGGGGGCGTTGGAAACCGCAGGCGGCATAGTCAATGCCTTGCCTTTGCTGGGCCCGGAAGCTTTTTTGCTGGTGAACGGTGATGTCTTTACTTCTTTTGATTTCCGGCAGCTGCCGTCTCTTGAAAAAGAACACCTGGCCCACCTGTTTTTAGTGGCTAACCCCGAACACCATCCCGGCGGGGATTTTGTCATCACAGAGGGAATGTTGGATAACTTGTCTGAAAATAAGGAAGCGGGGCAAAGTTACACTTATAGTGGCATCGCCGTTTTTAAACCGGCTTTTTTCCGGCAGCAGGCGGGGCAGGGCAAGGCGGTGATGCCTTTGGGGCCCCTGCTGCGTGCCGGGGCGGCGCAGCAACGGATAAGTGCGGGCATTTTGCCCGGCAGCTGGACCGACGTCGGCACGCCCGAGCGCCTGGCGCGGTTAAACAGGGAAGTCCGGGCGGTTTAA